Proteins from one Diprion similis isolate iyDipSimi1 chromosome 3, iyDipSimi1.1, whole genome shotgun sequence genomic window:
- the LOC124404236 gene encoding gastrulation defective protein 1 homolog: MNVKKVISFGKIKTDLTKHASASSSSTVEGFGTFSKQISPNNYTDINEINPEDEEETRSLQEVMGMTSFGKKAKCFDVQEMLDNITKTVRTSKSVHSVPALVEQNHKLENASGAKEDKTKTNDNEPSSLVPLNTNPLNPSICKQTNNSDDDDDEDEDGNDSDDSEDRQDTSTNKIPCSHEVEMHHGSKAVIAIAADPSGARLASGSVDYDVCFWDFAGMDTSLKSFRTLQPCENHPIKCLQYSTTGDVILVVSGAAQAKVLDRDGFEKCETVKGDQYITDMARTKGHTAALNSGCWHPYTKEEYMTCSQDSTCRIWILYKPRAHKNLIKCRAQNGVKTIPTTCAYSREGSVVACGCADGSIQMWDHRKNFVNTSLLLRGAHKPCSEISSLSFSYLGNLLASRGCDDTLKLWDLRSFKSPIFTANDLFSRYDTTDCMFSPDDSMVITGESLRKGQSSGRVLFFNTKTFDLVNEICVTNSHVIKTLWHPKLNQIFVSCGNGVVKTYYDPKKSLRGAKLCVVKSHHKQKHIEIMSTQQIITPHALPLFRQDRPKSVRKQMEKDRLDPVKSHRPDLPITSGQGGRVASSGGTLSSYVIRNLGLSKRIEDDQDPREAILKYAKDAAENPYWISPAYQKTQPKTIFQSENEDDGPSSSKKQKT, translated from the coding sequence ATGAATGTAAAGAAAGTGATTAGTTTCGGGAAAATTAAAACTGACCTGACTAAGCATGCATCAGCAAGTTCAAGCAGTACGGTTGAGGGCTTTGGAACATTCAGCAAGCAAATTTCGCCGAACAACTACACGGATATAAATGAGATTAATcctgaagatgaagaagaaacgcGTAGCCTACAAGAGGTTATGGGGATGACAAGTTTTGGGAAGAAAGCAAAATGTTTTGATGTACAAGAAATGCTGGACAATATCACCAAGACAGTTCGGACCAGTAAGTCTGTTCATTCGGTACCCGCATTAGTTGAACAAAATCATAAACTAGAAAATGCCTCAGGTGCAAAGGAGGACAAGACAAAAACAAACGATAATGAACCTTCAAGTTTAGTCCCCCTCAACACAAATCCTCTAAACCCAAGCATATGCAAGCAAACTAACAATagtgatgacgatgatgacgaaGATGAGGACGGCAATGATAGCGATGACTCAGAAGATCGGCAAGACACAAGCACAAATAAGATTCCCTGTAGTCATGAAGTAGAAATGCATCATGGATCAAAAGCTGTCATTGCTATAGCGGCAGATCCATCCGGAGCTCGTCTGGCATCTGGTTCGGTTGACTATGACGTTTGCTTCTGGGATTTCGCTGGCATGGATACATctttgaaaagtttccgaaCTCTGCAGCCTTGCGAAAATCACCCTATAAAATGCCTCCAATATTCTACGACCGGAGATGTTATTTTAGTTGTGTCTGGTGCAGCACAGGCCAAGGTATTGGATCGggatggttttgaaaaatgtgaaacggTAAAAGGTGATCAGTATATCACTGATATGGCAAGAACCAAAGGTCACACGGCTGCTTTGAACAGTGGATGTTGGCATCCTTACACAAAGGAAGAATACATGACGTGCTCCCAAGATAGTACCTGTCGTATATGGATTTTGTACAAACCTCGTGCTCACAAAAACCTTATCAAATGTCGGGCTCAAAATGGTGTTAAAACTATACCAACGACTTGCGCATATAGTAGAGAAGGAAGCGTAGTGGCCTGTGGCTGTGCAGATGGGTCCATACAAATGTGGGATCACAGAAAGAATTTTGTCAACACATCGTTGCTTCTTCGAGGTGCCCATAAGCCATGTTCTGAAATATCCAGTTTGAGCTTCTCTTACCTCGGTAACTTGCTTGCTTCAAGAGGTTGTGACGACACTCTGAAACTTTGGGACCTACGCTCTTTCAAGAGTCCTATATTTACCGCCAATGATTTATTCTCTCGATATGACACAACTGATTGTATGTTTAGCCCTGACGACAGTATGGTTATAACAGGTGAATCCCTGCGAAAAGGACAATCATCTGGGAgggtattattttttaataccaaAACATTTGATCTAGTGAATGAAATTTGCGTCACAAACTCTCATGTTATCAAAACGCTCTGGCACCCGAAACtaaatcaaatatttgttAGCTGTGGTAACGGTGTGGTCAAGACTTATTACGACCCTAAGAAAAGCTTGAGAGGAGCCAAGTTGTGCGTGGTCAAGTCTCATCATAAGCAGAAGCACATAGAGATAATGTCGACACAACAAATTATTACACCACATGCCCTGCCTTTATTCAGGCAAGATAGGCCAAAGTCCGTTAGAAAACAAATGGAAAAAGATAGACTGGATCCAGTAAAGTCTCATCGCCCTGACTTGCCTATTACGTCTGGACAAGGTGGTAGAGTCGCCTCATCGGGGGGTACGCTCAGTTCATATGTAATAAGAAACCTTGGGCTAAGTAAACGTATAGAGGATGATCAAGATCCACG